A region of the Indicator indicator isolate 239-I01 chromosome 40, UM_Iind_1.1, whole genome shotgun sequence genome:
CggccctcctgctcctccagatgCCCTCCAGATGTTGCCCTGTCCCCCGATGGGACTCTTCTGGATCTGAGCTCAAAGGCTCCATTTCATATCCAGCGGTTGGGAAGTGCCTgtgccccttccctgccttgcctgtgcccctgccctgcctgtgccccttccttgccctgcctgtgcccctgccctgcttggCTCGGGTGGGACCAGGCTGctacctcccccccccccccccacgtTCTCCCCTCCAGGGTGGTGTTCTTGGCCAGTGCCCAAGCTGGCTGCCAAGGGGAGGGTGAAGTCAGGGAGATGGTGACTCACCCCAGTGCGTGCCCAGTGGGGCACTGGAGCAGCCTGCATGGACTGGGGGAGTCCATCAGACCCTGGCATGGGGGTGTCTGGGGACACCAAGCTCTTCTCTCACCCCTGTGCCCTTGGTGCCTCCAGGCTTGTTGGCATCCCCCATGGCATCTCCCCTGGAGCAGTGTCTGGCCGTGATGGTCTCCACCTTCCACAAGTACTCCGGGAAGGAGGGGGACAAGTACAAGCTCAgcaagcaggagctgaaggagatgCTGACGAAGGAGCTGCCCAGCTTCAGCGTAAgtgtggggcagggctggcactgcccgGGGGCCATGCTGGCACGGGGTGGGGTGTGGCCCTTGGTGAAACCCCAACTGAACCCCCCCTTGCCCCGGGCAGAGCCAGACCagtgagagcagcctgcagaagctgatgagcaacctggactgCAACAGCGACAGCGAGGTGGACTTCCAGGAGTACGTCACCTTCCTGGCCTGCATGGCCATGATGTGCAACGACTTCTTCCAGGACTACCCTGACAAGATGCCACGCAAGAAGTGACCCTGGGGCACGGTTcccaggctgccctgcagctcctgtgtcCCTCCCACTCTCCTCCCGCTGCTCTGTCAATAAAGGTTGCTTTGAACAAAGGCTTCTGCCGGAGTCCCGCGGAGGTCTGGTGCCCCAGGGGCAGGGATGCTGCCGCGCTGGAGCAGACCTCACTTCCTTCCACGCTGCAGCTGTGGGACGAAGGTTGGTccagactggatctgaggaagacatttttgacatcgaaggtggtgagagcctggcccaggctgcccagggaggtgggagatgcctcacggctggcaccagcccagctcaggttgtttggggctgtcagcagcctgccctggctgggggtgaccctgctggctgcagggcttggaccagatgagctctgaaggttccttccacgcaccccagcctggcactctgtgactctctgatgcCTCCCAGGCTGGAGTTTGCACTGCAGCGATGTGGGCACTGTGCTCCCTGTGCCCTCACAAAGCACCCACGGGGCTGGTCCCCACCCTGCACGTTTGGGTGACTCAGTGCTGAGCTCTACCCTGCAGCCCCATGCCCTGCAGCCCCATGCCCTGCAGCTCCATGCCCTGCAGCCCAtgccctgcagcactgtgcactgaagcactctgccctgcagccccatgCCTTGCAGAActgtgccctgcagcaccaTGCCCTGAAGCACCATGCCTAGCAGCACCATGCCCTGCAACACTGTGCCCAGCAGTCCCATGCCATGCAGCACTGTGCCCTGCAGCCCCGTGCCCTGCAGCCccatgcccagcagcactgtgccctgCAGCCCCAACCACCACTGTGTGGCACAtgaggcagcacagccctgtggctGCCCTTGGCCGTGGGGCTGATGCCAGCCCCCCATGGCAGTGTGGGCTGCCATGGCACAGCAGCCAGGCCTCAAGGCAGGGCTTGTGCTAGGATGTCCTCCTGTGTGGGCACCTGGCTCCTGTGGCAGGTTGGGCAGCAGATGGCAGCAGGGGTGGCAGCATTGGTGGcatgtcccagtgctctgtgctggcaCCAGGGCTCTTCAGTGCCTCTCTCACTGATCTGCAGGAGGGGATGGGGGCAACCtcaggcagctggcagctgaccCCGGGCTGGGTAGGatcttgccctgctgcagagcagaggagctgcagagggtccTGGCAGGGCCAAGACCACTGGGAGGAGGTtcaccaagtgctgggtcctgccttTGgctcacaccaaccccatggaggctgcaggctgggagggCAGTGCCTGGGAACTgcctggtgggaaaggacctggggggttGGTGCCAgcggctggagatgagccagggggtgcccagccTCAGCCATTCCATGGCTCTGTGAGCACCCACAGGTGGCTGTCTGCCCTACAGGTGCCCCTGTGAGCACCCAAGGGTGTCTCCTCCCAGGTGCCCAAGTGGCAcagacacagccctgcccagctccccaccTGTCCCATCAGGTGCCccatgccctgctctgccccttcccGGCTGGGACGcacccagctgcctccagcccagGACCTGCCTCTTCCCTGCACTCTTTTGcaatttagttttttttttttttctggcaccatttcctccccttcctg
Encoded here:
- the LOC128978884 gene encoding protein S100-A4-like, translating into MASPLEQCLAVMVSTFHKYSGKEGDKYKLSKQELKEMLTKELPSFSSQTSESSLQKLMSNLDCNSDSEVDFQEYVTFLACMAMMCNDFFQDYPDKMPRKK